One window of the Aptenodytes patagonicus chromosome 5, bAptPat1.pri.cur, whole genome shotgun sequence genome contains the following:
- the GORAB gene encoding RAB6-interacting golgin isoform X1, whose product MAETWAGFSQEELRRLRGQRPDFYEPSEQQHRPHTVNKSRKQTQREKALQQQCQKLGLQGGAASVPPEQLLSVPKHKPGHPQQPVPPPHPPSAADQRQGDNRDQQKEVTPVDPCDGSDNVQNCPAKPNSKVEKKKVALQEKSRWEILQQEQRLIEEKNKRKKALLAKAIAERSKRTQAETVKLKRIQKELQALDDMVSADIGILRNRIDQASLDYSYARKRYDKAESEYVAAKLDLQHKTEIKEHLTEHLCTIIQQNELRKARKLEELMQQLEVEADEENLELEIEVERMLQQQEAEAGRQASQSHNHAGTAKENPTPSVMARESEHANRAVASPAISEQLVQSENSDTKSLSNMDSQTPAVNMTPGNTPACSDT is encoded by the exons ATGGCCGAGACCTGGGCCGGCTTCTCGCAGGAGGAGCTGCGGCGCCTGCGGGGCCAGCGCCCAG ATTTCTATGAAccctcagagcagcagcatcGCCCCCACACTGTGAATAAGAGTCGGAAGCAAACGCAAAGAGAAAAAGCCCTCCAGCAGCAGTGTCAGAAGCTGGGACTGCAGGGTGGAGCAGCCTCTGTTCCTCCTGAGCAGTTGCTTTCTGTACCAAAACACAAGCCTGGTCATCCTCAGCAGCCTGTGCCACCACCTCATCCTCCTTCAGCGGCAGATCAAAGGCAAGGTGACAACCGAGACCAGCAGAAGGAAGTGACGCCGGTAGATCCTTGTGATGGCAGTGACAATGTGCAGAACTGCCCTGCAAAGCCGAACTCcaaagtggagaaaaagaaagtggcATT GCAGGAAAAATCACGATGGGAAATCCTCCAGCAAGAGCAGCGGCTGATAGAAGAGAAGAATAAACGCAAGAAGGCACTCCTGGCCAAAGCTATTGCTGAGAG ATCCAAAAGAACTCAAGCTGAAACAGTGAAACTAAAAAGGATTCAGAAGGAGTTACAAGCTCTGGATGACATGGTATCTGCTGACATTGGCATCCTGCGGAACCGCATTGATCAGGCCAGCTTGGACTACTCCTATGCCCG GAAGCGGTATGATAAGGCTGAGTCAGAGTACGTGGCAGCCAAGCTGGACCTCCAACACAAGACAGAGATTAAGGAGCACCTCACGGAGCACCTGTGCACGATCATACAGCAGAATGAACTCCGCAAGGCCAGGAAGCTGGAGGAGTTAATGCAGCAGCTGGAAGTGGAGGCAGATGAGGAAAATCTGGAGCTTGAGATAGAGGTGGAGCggatgctgcagcagcaggaggcagaagcagggaGGCAAGCCAGCCAGTCACACAATCATGCTGGGACAGCTAAGGAAAACCCCACTCCCAGTGTTATGGCACGGGAGAGTGAGCATGCTAACCGTGCTGTCGCTTCTCCTGCTATTTCTGAACAGTTGGTTCAATCTGAAAACTCGGATACCAAATCTCTCTCCAATATGGACAGCCAAACTCCAGCAGTAAATATGACTCCAGGAAACACCCCAGCTTGTTCTGATACATGA
- the GORAB gene encoding RAB6-interacting golgin isoform X2, producing MAETWAGFSQEELRRLRGQRPDFYEPSEQQHRPHTVNKSRKQTQREKALQQQCQKLGLQGGAASVPPEQLLSVPKHKPGHPQQPVPPPHPPSAADQRQGDNRDQQKEVTPVDPCDGSDNVQNCPAKPNSKVEKKKVALQEKSRWEILQQEQRLIEEKNKRKKALLAKAIAERSKRTQAETVKLKRIQKELQALDDMVSADIGILRNRIDQASLDYSYAR from the exons ATGGCCGAGACCTGGGCCGGCTTCTCGCAGGAGGAGCTGCGGCGCCTGCGGGGCCAGCGCCCAG ATTTCTATGAAccctcagagcagcagcatcGCCCCCACACTGTGAATAAGAGTCGGAAGCAAACGCAAAGAGAAAAAGCCCTCCAGCAGCAGTGTCAGAAGCTGGGACTGCAGGGTGGAGCAGCCTCTGTTCCTCCTGAGCAGTTGCTTTCTGTACCAAAACACAAGCCTGGTCATCCTCAGCAGCCTGTGCCACCACCTCATCCTCCTTCAGCGGCAGATCAAAGGCAAGGTGACAACCGAGACCAGCAGAAGGAAGTGACGCCGGTAGATCCTTGTGATGGCAGTGACAATGTGCAGAACTGCCCTGCAAAGCCGAACTCcaaagtggagaaaaagaaagtggcATT GCAGGAAAAATCACGATGGGAAATCCTCCAGCAAGAGCAGCGGCTGATAGAAGAGAAGAATAAACGCAAGAAGGCACTCCTGGCCAAAGCTATTGCTGAGAG ATCCAAAAGAACTCAAGCTGAAACAGTGAAACTAAAAAGGATTCAGAAGGAGTTACAAGCTCTGGATGACATGGTATCTGCTGACATTGGCATCCTGCGGAACCGCATTGATCAGGCCAGCTTGGACTACTCCTATGCCCGGTAA